The Agromyces hippuratus genome has a window encoding:
- a CDS encoding anthranilate synthase family protein has protein sequence MTRLLASLLAATDPAPFAVVRREHEPTLDVLVGDVVDVDRLADIPLDGAEVLALVPFRQVRERGFVARDDGAPLRCLVVRERETIGLDEAISLLPEHPIAVDDLAVDVSDAEYAERVRRVIDDEIGRGEGANFVIRREFTGRIEASAAHSVLGWLRALLEHEAGAYWTFAVYTPGLSAVGATPERHVSSIDGVVSMNPISGTFRHLAGPPADDDLVAFLGDVKEREELVMVVDEELKMMSAVCPDGGRIRGPFLKRMSRLTHTEYLLEGRSDLDPREVLRLTMFAPTVTGSPMGNACTVIARHESTARGYYAGVLARFTPRVGGYDLDAPILIRTAYVDGEGGVRVPVGATLVRHSDPDGEVAETHAKAAGVLTALGAIPRADPASAKRPTPAPSTTDASAFRDRGREDDRIATLLDSRNDHLATFWSAPQAAHPSRRATALVIDAGDDFTTMLAHQLRHLGVEARVVPWNEAVPEASDDLVVFGPGPGDPRNSADPRMARLHELMVERLASGAPMLAVCLSHQVLATLAGLPVSPLPAPRQGVQLDIDLFGAPASIGFYNTFAALADNGSITPSLDLEVAADAATGVVHALRGPRVASVQGHLESVLSPDGLAVLAGLLDGLLGGEVVLPVDDAACHEPVTAGGAA, from the coding sequence ATGACGCGACTGCTCGCTTCACTGCTCGCCGCCACCGACCCTGCACCGTTCGCCGTCGTGCGACGGGAGCACGAGCCGACGCTCGACGTGCTCGTCGGCGACGTCGTCGACGTCGACCGCCTCGCCGACATCCCGCTCGACGGTGCCGAGGTGCTGGCACTCGTGCCGTTCCGCCAGGTGCGCGAGCGCGGCTTCGTCGCACGCGACGACGGCGCGCCGCTGAGATGCCTCGTCGTGCGCGAGCGGGAGACGATCGGCCTCGACGAGGCGATCAGCCTGCTGCCCGAGCATCCGATCGCCGTCGACGACCTCGCCGTCGACGTGAGCGATGCCGAGTACGCCGAGCGCGTGCGCCGGGTGATCGACGACGAGATCGGTCGGGGCGAGGGTGCGAACTTCGTGATCCGTCGCGAGTTCACGGGGCGCATCGAGGCATCCGCCGCCCACTCGGTGCTCGGTTGGCTGCGCGCCCTGCTCGAGCACGAGGCGGGCGCCTACTGGACCTTCGCGGTGTACACCCCCGGCCTCTCCGCCGTCGGTGCGACGCCCGAACGGCACGTGTCGTCGATCGACGGGGTCGTCTCGATGAACCCGATCAGCGGCACGTTCCGCCATCTCGCCGGGCCGCCCGCCGACGACGATCTCGTCGCCTTCCTCGGCGACGTGAAGGAGCGCGAGGAGCTCGTCATGGTCGTCGACGAGGAGCTCAAGATGATGAGCGCGGTGTGCCCCGACGGCGGGCGCATCCGCGGTCCGTTCCTGAAGCGGATGTCGCGGCTGACGCACACCGAGTACCTGCTCGAGGGGCGCAGCGATCTCGACCCCCGCGAGGTGCTCCGGCTCACGATGTTCGCGCCGACCGTGACGGGATCGCCCATGGGCAACGCCTGCACGGTGATCGCGCGCCACGAGTCGACCGCCCGCGGATACTACGCGGGGGTGCTGGCGCGCTTCACGCCCCGAGTCGGCGGCTACGACCTCGACGCGCCCATCCTCATCCGCACGGCGTACGTCGACGGCGAGGGCGGGGTGCGCGTGCCGGTCGGGGCGACGCTCGTGCGGCACTCCGACCCCGACGGCGAGGTGGCGGAGACGCACGCGAAGGCCGCCGGCGTGCTGACGGCGCTCGGGGCGATTCCACGCGCGGACCCGGCGTCGGCGAAGCGGCCGACGCCGGCGCCGAGCACGACTGACGCCTCGGCGTTCCGCGACCGTGGGCGTGAGGACGACCGCATCGCCACACTCCTCGACTCGCGCAACGACCACCTCGCGACGTTCTGGAGCGCGCCGCAGGCGGCTCATCCGTCGCGCCGCGCGACCGCGCTCGTCATCGACGCGGGCGACGACTTCACGACGATGCTCGCCCACCAGCTGCGGCACCTCGGGGTCGAGGCCCGTGTCGTGCCGTGGAACGAGGCCGTGCCCGAGGCATCCGACGACCTGGTGGTGTTCGGCCCCGGGCCGGGCGACCCGCGCAATTCGGCCGATCCTCGCATGGCGCGCCTGCACGAGCTGATGGTCGAGCGCCTCGCGAGCGGCGCGCCGATGCTCGCCGTGTGCCTCAGCCACCAGGTGCTCGCCACCCTCGCCGGGCTGCCGGTCTCGCCGCTGCCGGCACCGCGACAGGGCGTGCAGCTCGACATCGACCTCTTCGGAGCGCCGGCGTCGATCGGCTTCTACAACACCTTCGCGGCGCTGGCCGACAACGGTTCGATCACCCCGAGCCTCGATCTCGAGGTGGCGGCGGATGCCGCGACGGGCGTGGTGCACGCACTCCGCGGACCGCGCGTGGCGTCGGTGCAGGGACACCTGGAGTCGGTGCTCTCGCCCGACGGGCTCGCGGTGCTCGCGGGGCTCCTCGACGGGCTGCTCGGTGGTGAGGTGGTGCTGCCCGTCGACGACGCGGCATGCCACGAGCCCGTCACCGCCGGAGGTGCAGCCTGA
- a CDS encoding substrate-binding domain-containing protein: protein MGRHSVAATAKQPGRKLILSIIGAVVVVGIVASGVFLWVGGYLNPLFASAEAGCAETEQLAVVADTSIAPALTEIAEKFDAGSDLCVTTEITAQDSADTAAVVASGGQEADVWIPESSVWLDRMNATATSLGQSPPEVDVRESIASSPVVFAGAATKATELAAEPVSWARVLGGTLPTILPDPEASAASLAGLLALRGHSSPDDPRQFAGAMIELGKSIPASTGAAFGTVSAAQDPAVVVTSEAQVAAYNLDDPAEALVAAYPVDGTVSLDYPFVRMFAPDAATDEDAASDAAAAEEGVATRAELLDAFEAAVRKATKTLAADGFRAPDGTGELDITGLGAEAPSASAALDGAAQLEILRAWSVLTLRSRMLAVIDVSGSMEEPAENGLRRIDIFQQAAVGAMQKFSGEVELGVWVFSTARNGDLDYEDLSPIAPLGDAAHSQEIAGIIQSLPARLGGATGLYDTTLAAVQRVRETYDPEKVNSVLLFTDGKNEDENGIDIDTLLAELAKIDDPTKPVPVIMIGFGPDTDLAAMQRIAQATKGAAYSASKPEDLGTVLVDALSQRSCRPNCG from the coding sequence GTGGGACGTCACAGTGTCGCGGCAACGGCGAAGCAGCCGGGCCGCAAACTCATCCTGTCCATCATCGGTGCAGTCGTCGTCGTCGGAATCGTCGCTTCCGGCGTCTTCCTCTGGGTCGGCGGCTACCTGAACCCCCTCTTCGCGTCCGCCGAAGCCGGTTGCGCCGAGACCGAGCAGCTCGCCGTGGTCGCCGACACCTCGATCGCGCCGGCGCTGACCGAGATCGCGGAGAAGTTCGACGCGGGCTCCGATCTCTGCGTCACGACCGAGATCACCGCGCAGGACTCGGCCGACACGGCCGCCGTCGTCGCCTCGGGCGGCCAGGAGGCCGACGTCTGGATTCCCGAGTCGAGCGTGTGGCTCGACCGCATGAACGCGACCGCCACCTCGCTCGGTCAGTCGCCGCCCGAGGTCGACGTGCGTGAGTCGATCGCGTCGTCGCCGGTCGTCTTCGCCGGCGCCGCGACGAAGGCCACCGAGCTCGCCGCCGAACCCGTGAGCTGGGCCCGCGTGCTCGGCGGCACGCTGCCGACGATCCTGCCCGACCCCGAGGCATCCGCCGCGAGCCTCGCCGGGCTGCTGGCCCTGCGCGGCCACTCCTCTCCCGACGACCCGCGACAGTTCGCCGGCGCGATGATCGAGCTCGGCAAGTCCATCCCCGCGTCGACCGGCGCCGCGTTCGGCACCGTGAGCGCGGCCCAGGATCCCGCGGTCGTCGTCACGAGCGAGGCGCAGGTCGCCGCGTACAACCTCGACGATCCCGCTGAGGCGCTGGTCGCCGCCTATCCCGTCGACGGCACGGTGTCGCTCGACTACCCGTTCGTGCGCATGTTCGCGCCGGATGCCGCAACCGACGAGGACGCGGCCTCCGATGCCGCTGCAGCGGAGGAGGGCGTCGCGACGCGCGCCGAACTGCTCGATGCGTTCGAGGCCGCGGTCCGCAAGGCCACGAAGACCTTGGCCGCCGATGGCTTCCGGGCGCCCGACGGCACCGGCGAGCTCGACATCACCGGCCTGGGAGCGGAAGCACCTTCGGCGTCGGCGGCGCTCGACGGCGCAGCCCAGCTCGAGATCCTTCGCGCGTGGTCGGTGCTGACGCTGCGCTCGCGCATGCTCGCCGTGATCGACGTGTCGGGCTCGATGGAGGAGCCCGCCGAGAACGGCCTGCGCCGCATCGACATCTTCCAGCAGGCCGCCGTCGGCGCGATGCAGAAGTTCTCCGGGGAGGTCGAACTCGGCGTCTGGGTCTTCTCCACCGCCCGCAACGGCGACCTCGACTACGAGGACCTCTCGCCCATCGCACCGCTCGGCGATGCCGCGCACTCGCAGGAGATCGCCGGGATCATCCAATCGCTCCCGGCCAGGCTCGGCGGCGCGACCGGGCTCTACGACACGACGCTCGCCGCGGTGCAGCGCGTGCGCGAGACCTACGACCCCGAGAAGGTCAACTCCGTGCTGCTCTTCACCGACGGCAAGAACGAAGACGAGAACGGCATCGACATCGACACGCTGCTCGCCGAGCTCGCGAAGATCGACGACCCGACGAAGCCCGTGCCCGTCATCATGATCGGCTTCGGACCCGACACCGATCTCGCCGCGATGCAGCGCATCGCCCAGGCGACGAAGGGTGCCGCGTACTCGGCCTCGAAGCCCGAAGACCTCGGCACCGTGCTCGTCGACGCCCTCTCGCAGCGCAGCTGCCGCCCGAACTGCGGCTGA
- a CDS encoding GNAT family N-acetyltransferase gives MILADELLRAYDDQLRTDAETPSAIGVERLGPLRLVTFAGGRGFVTYRDLDGATATEIAGLVVGALAHFTADPEITRVEWKTRGHDAAPGLHGTLLANDFEADDVESIMIGEASALVAEVPLPEGVTVRRVTEEPDVRAMCRMQGEVFGDVHSEETADAVLARLDRGDGMELWVAEADGRIVSAGRLEPVPGTEFAGIWGGATREEWRGRGVYRALTAARAKSAIAMGKRLINSDSTEFSRPILERSGLIRVSTTTPYRWRR, from the coding sequence ATGATCCTCGCCGATGAGTTGCTGCGCGCCTACGACGACCAACTCCGCACCGACGCCGAGACGCCGAGCGCGATCGGGGTCGAGCGGCTCGGACCGTTGCGCCTCGTGACCTTCGCGGGAGGCCGCGGATTCGTGACCTACCGCGACCTCGACGGTGCGACCGCGACCGAGATCGCCGGCCTCGTGGTCGGCGCGCTCGCCCACTTCACCGCCGATCCCGAGATCACGCGAGTGGAGTGGAAGACGCGCGGCCACGATGCCGCGCCCGGCCTGCACGGCACCCTCCTCGCCAACGACTTCGAGGCCGACGACGTCGAGTCGATCATGATCGGCGAGGCGAGTGCCCTCGTCGCCGAGGTGCCGCTGCCCGAGGGCGTGACCGTGCGACGCGTCACGGAGGAACCCGATGTCCGCGCCATGTGCCGCATGCAGGGCGAGGTGTTCGGCGACGTCCACTCCGAGGAGACGGCCGACGCGGTGCTCGCCCGCCTCGACCGAGGCGACGGCATGGAACTCTGGGTCGCCGAGGCCGACGGCCGCATCGTCAGCGCAGGCCGGCTCGAACCGGTGCCGGGCACCGAGTTCGCGGGCATCTGGGGCGGTGCGACCCGTGAGGAATGGCGCGGACGCGGTGTCTACCGGGCGTTGACCGCGGCACGCGCGAAGTCGGCGATCGCCATGGGCAAGCGGCTCATCAACTCCGACTCCACGGAGTTCTCGCGGCCGATCCTCGAGCGGTCGGGGCTCATCAGGGTCTCGACGACGACGCCGTACCGCTGGCGGCGCTGA
- a CDS encoding GNAT family N-acetyltransferase, which translates to MIEENQTVQAPRPPMAQTLQTERLLLRPLALDDVDAYYAVYGDARTWEHLPSGRHTSRDESERAIQASIDSRRAYGFAHCAVLLREPLGELPAGVFLGSAGAKMLDFDAWNLGYRFAPEAWGHGFATEAATVSLAAAQATRPDTPVTARVLGNNAGSVRVLERIGLELQWQGRSARLGGPEDDHPSTPGGTTHLDRVIYADRALGDETLDAVIALG; encoded by the coding sequence ATGATCGAAGAGAACCAGACCGTTCAGGCCCCACGGCCGCCGATGGCGCAGACCCTGCAGACCGAGCGGCTGCTGCTGCGCCCACTCGCGCTCGACGATGTCGACGCGTACTACGCCGTGTACGGCGATGCTCGCACGTGGGAGCACCTGCCGAGCGGCCGGCACACGAGCCGTGACGAGTCCGAGCGGGCGATCCAGGCCTCGATCGACAGTCGGCGGGCGTATGGGTTCGCGCACTGCGCGGTGCTTCTCCGCGAACCCCTCGGCGAGCTTCCAGCAGGCGTCTTCCTCGGCTCGGCCGGGGCCAAGATGCTCGACTTCGACGCCTGGAACCTCGGCTATCGCTTCGCACCCGAGGCCTGGGGCCACGGTTTCGCGACCGAGGCGGCGACCGTGTCGCTCGCCGCGGCTCAGGCGACCCGGCCCGACACCCCGGTCACGGCGCGCGTGCTCGGCAACAACGCCGGCTCGGTCCGCGTGCTCGAGCGCATCGGGCTCGAACTGCAGTGGCAGGGCCGCTCGGCGCGCCTCGGCGGCCCCGAAGACGACCACCCGTCGACGCCCGGCGGCACGACGCACCTCGACCGGGTGATCTACGCCGACCGTGCGCTCGGCGACGAGACGCTCGACGCAGTCATCGCGCTCGGCTGA
- a CDS encoding putative protein N(5)-glutamine methyltransferase, which translates to MPTETETEIVTRLRAAGCVFAEDEAALLLETGAEGGQLEAMVERRVAGEPLEQVLGWAEFAGLRIRVLPGVFVPRRRTEFLAAEAARLAKHAADAPVGAAHTPVVIDLCCGAGAIGAAIADAAGPLHLVAADLDPVAVQAARLNLEPIGGLVVEGDLYDALPAELRGRIDVLAVNAPYVPSEAIAMMPPEAREHEARIALDGGGDGLDVHRRVAASARSWLAPGGALLIETSERQAPVAAAFFEQGGLDARILHDDDADATVVVGVRGADPA; encoded by the coding sequence ATGCCGACTGAGACTGAAACCGAGATCGTGACCCGCCTGCGAGCCGCCGGATGCGTGTTCGCCGAAGACGAGGCGGCCCTGCTGCTCGAGACGGGCGCCGAAGGCGGTCAGCTCGAGGCCATGGTCGAACGCCGCGTCGCCGGCGAACCCCTCGAGCAGGTGCTCGGCTGGGCCGAGTTCGCGGGCCTCCGCATTCGCGTGCTGCCCGGCGTCTTCGTGCCGCGACGCCGCACCGAGTTCCTCGCGGCCGAAGCTGCACGTCTCGCCAAGCACGCCGCGGACGCACCTGTCGGCGCCGCGCACACGCCCGTCGTGATCGATCTCTGCTGCGGTGCCGGCGCCATCGGTGCTGCGATCGCGGATGCCGCCGGGCCGCTGCACCTCGTCGCGGCCGACCTCGACCCGGTCGCCGTGCAGGCGGCGCGACTGAACCTCGAACCGATCGGCGGCCTCGTCGTCGAGGGCGATCTCTACGACGCGCTGCCCGCCGAACTCCGGGGTCGCATCGACGTGCTCGCCGTCAACGCCCCGTACGTGCCGAGCGAGGCGATCGCGATGATGCCGCCCGAGGCGCGCGAGCACGAGGCACGCATCGCCCTCGACGGCGGGGGAGACGGTCTCGACGTGCATCGCCGGGTCGCGGCATCCGCTCGTTCGTGGCTCGCCCCCGGCGGTGCGCTGCTGATCGAGACGAGCGAGCGTCAGGCGCCCGTCGCCGCCGCGTTCTTCGAGCAGGGTGGGCTGGACGCCCGGATCCTGCACGATGACGACGCCGACGCGACCGTCGTGGTCGGGGTGCGCGGCGCCGATCCCGCATAG
- a CDS encoding DHA2 family efflux MFS transporter permease subunit, whose protein sequence is MHEHSDVEALHGARNNRVIWLLLAASFVVILNETIMGVAIPHLVVDLGISISEAQWLTTAFMLTMAVVIPITGYLLQRFATRPIFIAAMSLFSAGTLIAAMAPGFEVLLVGRVVQASGTAIMMPLLMTTLMTLVAPSDRGRLMGRVAIVMSVAPAIGPTISGLILNSLSWRFMFWLVLPIALAMLVIGIRRVENVSEPRKIPIDVFSVVLSALGFGGLVYGLSQIGAETGGSSLGAAPMWIAFGVGAVSIGAFIWRQLSLQKHDRALLDLRTFLSRNFSISIGLMTIMMAALFGTIILLPIYLQNVLHLEPIMTGLLLLPGGLTMGLLGPTVGRLFDRLGPTPLLVPGAFVVSGVLWSLTMVTDTTSPWLLLVAHVVLSAGLAFMFTPLFTSALGSVEPKFYSHGSAIVGTVQQVAGAAGTALFVTIMATQTLTATTAGATAEAAAASGIRSAFMVGAILSLLAIVGAFFVRKPADMMEGAPMAH, encoded by the coding sequence ATGCACGAGCACTCCGACGTCGAGGCGCTGCACGGCGCCCGCAACAACCGGGTGATCTGGCTCCTCCTCGCCGCCTCCTTCGTCGTCATCCTCAACGAGACGATCATGGGCGTGGCGATCCCGCACCTCGTCGTCGACCTCGGCATCTCGATCTCCGAGGCGCAGTGGCTGACCACCGCGTTCATGCTGACGATGGCCGTCGTCATCCCGATCACCGGCTACCTGCTGCAGCGTTTCGCGACCCGCCCGATCTTCATCGCCGCCATGAGCCTCTTCTCGGCGGGCACGCTCATCGCGGCCATGGCGCCGGGCTTCGAGGTGCTCCTCGTCGGCCGGGTCGTGCAGGCGAGCGGCACGGCCATCATGATGCCGCTGCTCATGACGACGCTCATGACCCTGGTCGCTCCGAGCGACCGCGGCCGGCTCATGGGCCGCGTCGCGATCGTGATGTCGGTGGCTCCCGCAATCGGCCCGACCATCTCGGGCCTCATCCTGAACTCGCTCTCGTGGCGGTTCATGTTCTGGCTCGTACTGCCGATCGCGCTCGCGATGCTCGTCATCGGCATCCGCCGGGTCGAGAACGTCAGCGAGCCCCGCAAGATCCCCATCGACGTGTTCTCGGTGGTGCTGTCGGCCCTCGGCTTCGGCGGCCTCGTCTACGGACTCAGCCAGATCGGCGCCGAGACCGGCGGCAGCAGCCTCGGCGCGGCACCCATGTGGATCGCGTTCGGCGTCGGTGCGGTCTCGATCGGCGCGTTCATCTGGCGCCAGCTGAGCCTGCAGAAGCACGACCGCGCGCTGCTCGACCTGCGCACCTTCCTGTCGCGCAACTTCTCGATCTCGATCGGCCTCATGACGATCATGATGGCGGCGCTGTTCGGCACGATCATCCTGCTGCCGATCTACCTGCAGAACGTGCTGCACCTCGAGCCGATCATGACCGGGCTGCTGCTCCTGCCGGGTGGTCTCACGATGGGCCTCCTCGGCCCGACCGTCGGCCGCCTCTTCGACCGGCTCGGCCCGACCCCGTTGCTCGTGCCGGGTGCGTTCGTCGTGAGCGGCGTGCTGTGGTCGCTCACGATGGTGACCGACACGACGTCGCCGTGGCTGCTGCTCGTCGCCCACGTCGTGCTCTCGGCCGGTCTCGCGTTCATGTTCACCCCGCTGTTCACCTCGGCGCTCGGCTCCGTCGAACCGAAGTTCTACTCGCACGGCTCGGCGATCGTCGGCACCGTGCAGCAGGTGGCCGGCGCAGCGGGCACGGCGCTCTTCGTGACGATCATGGCGACGCAGACGCTCACCGCGACCACGGCGGGCGCGACGGCCGAGGCGGCCGCGGCATCGGGTATCCGCTCCGCGTTCATGGTGGGCGCGATCCTCTCGCTACTCGCGATCGTGGGGGCGTTCTTCGTGCGCAAGCCCGCCGACATGATGGAGGGCGCGCCGATGGCGCACTGA
- a CDS encoding ABC-F family ATP-binding cassette domain-containing protein translates to MTATLVAQGLAGGYAHRTLFDGLDLTVAPGDVVGIVGVNGAGKSTLLRILAGELEPQAGTVHLSPADAFVGWLPQEHERVEGETIAAYVARRTGAAEASARLDAAALALGSTDAPAPGAPDPADEYSVALERWLASGAADLDERLPAVLAELGLSLGGADAHLSADSMMTSLSGGQAARVGLAALLCSRFDLVLLDEPTNDLDLDGLERLEAFVRGIRGGVVLVSHDREFLARSVTRVLELDLAQHSNRIYGGGYDAYLEERATARRQQRDDYEEFAAKKADLVSRARTQREWSSQGVRNAMKKSPDNDKIRRKAATESSEKQAQKVRQMESRIARLDEVEEPRKEWQLEFTIGQAPRSSSVVSTLNEAVVQQGDFTLGPVSLQVDAGERIGITGPNGAGKSTLLTLLLGRRAADGGTASLGTSVAIGEIDQARTQLTGAAPLADAFEALVPEYSAGEVRTLLAKFGLKADHVLRPVDALSPGERTRAGLALLQARGVNVLVLDEPTNHLDLAAIEQLEDALDSYEGTLLLVTHDRRMLEHVRLDRRWHVEGGRVTDS, encoded by the coding sequence GTGACTGCAACACTCGTGGCCCAGGGCCTCGCCGGTGGCTACGCCCACCGCACACTCTTCGACGGTCTCGACCTCACGGTCGCCCCCGGCGATGTCGTCGGCATCGTCGGCGTCAACGGCGCGGGCAAGTCCACCCTGCTCCGCATCCTCGCGGGCGAGCTCGAACCGCAGGCCGGCACCGTGCACCTCTCGCCGGCTGACGCGTTCGTCGGCTGGCTGCCGCAGGAGCACGAGCGCGTCGAGGGTGAGACCATCGCGGCCTACGTCGCGCGGCGCACCGGTGCGGCCGAGGCATCCGCTCGTCTCGATGCCGCAGCGCTGGCGCTCGGGTCGACGGATGCCCCGGCGCCCGGCGCACCCGACCCCGCCGACGAGTACTCCGTGGCCCTCGAGCGCTGGCTCGCCTCCGGCGCCGCCGACCTCGACGAGCGGCTGCCGGCCGTGCTCGCCGAACTCGGGCTCAGCCTCGGCGGCGCCGACGCCCACCTCTCGGCCGACTCGATGATGACCTCGCTCTCGGGCGGTCAGGCGGCCCGAGTGGGGCTCGCAGCCCTGCTCTGCTCGCGCTTCGACCTCGTGCTGCTCGACGAGCCCACGAACGACCTCGACCTCGACGGGCTCGAGCGGCTCGAGGCGTTCGTCCGAGGCATCCGCGGCGGCGTCGTGCTGGTGAGCCACGACCGCGAGTTCCTCGCCCGTTCGGTCACGCGAGTGCTCGAGCTCGACCTGGCCCAGCACTCGAACCGCATCTACGGCGGCGGATACGACGCCTACCTCGAGGAGCGCGCGACCGCACGGCGGCAGCAGCGCGACGACTACGAGGAGTTCGCCGCGAAGAAGGCCGACCTCGTCTCACGGGCGCGCACCCAGCGCGAGTGGTCGAGCCAGGGCGTGCGCAACGCGATGAAGAAGTCGCCCGACAACGACAAGATCCGGCGCAAGGCCGCGACCGAGTCGAGCGAGAAGCAGGCGCAGAAGGTTCGCCAGATGGAGAGCCGCATCGCGCGCCTCGACGAGGTCGAGGAACCGCGCAAGGAGTGGCAGCTCGAGTTCACGATCGGCCAGGCGCCGCGCTCGAGTTCGGTCGTCTCGACGCTCAACGAGGCCGTGGTGCAGCAGGGCGACTTCACGCTCGGCCCTGTCTCCTTGCAGGTCGACGCGGGGGAGCGCATCGGCATCACCGGCCCGAACGGGGCCGGCAAGTCGACGCTGCTCACTCTCCTGCTCGGGCGGCGCGCGGCCGACGGGGGCACGGCGAGCCTCGGGACATCCGTCGCCATCGGCGAGATCGACCAGGCGCGCACCCAGCTCACCGGGGCGGCACCGCTCGCCGACGCGTTCGAGGCACTCGTGCCCGAGTACTCGGCCGGCGAGGTGCGCACTCTGCTGGCGAAGTTCGGGCTGAAGGCCGACCACGTGCTGCGCCCGGTCGACGCGCTCTCGCCCGGTGAGCGCACGCGCGCCGGGCTCGCGCTGCTGCAGGCACGCGGCGTCAACGTGCTCGTGCTCGACGAACCGACGAACCACCTCGACCTCGCGGCGATCGAGCAGCTCGAAGATGCCCTCGACTCGTACGAGGGCACGCTGCTGCTCGTCACGCACGACCGTCGCATGCTCGAGCACGTGCGTCTCGACCGCCGCTGGCACGTCGAAGGCGGTCGGGTCACCGACAGCTGA
- a CDS encoding nitroreductase family deazaflavin-dependent oxidoreductase, whose protein sequence is MDLGAKILTTRWMVRLPIPIFRAGFGFVFGGRLLLLEHRGRKSGESRFVVIEAADREAPDRVVVASGFGPHAQWYRNLAAEPRCGVSIGWRRRVPARAELLGRDESRALIVRYAERRPAAWAVLRRSIQDATGEADPEIPMVRLHLRR, encoded by the coding sequence ATGGACCTCGGCGCGAAGATCCTCACGACACGATGGATGGTGCGGCTGCCCATTCCGATCTTCCGGGCGGGCTTCGGATTCGTCTTCGGCGGACGGCTCCTGCTGCTCGAGCATCGCGGCAGGAAGAGCGGCGAATCCAGATTCGTCGTGATCGAAGCGGCCGATCGCGAGGCGCCCGACCGCGTCGTCGTGGCGTCGGGATTCGGGCCGCATGCGCAGTGGTACCGGAACCTCGCGGCTGAGCCCCGCTGCGGCGTGAGCATCGGGTGGCGCCGGCGGGTGCCGGCACGCGCCGAGCTCCTCGGCCGCGACGAGAGCCGCGCCCTGATCGTGCGGTACGCGGAGCGTCGGCCTGCGGCATGGGCGGTGCTTCGGCGCTCGATCCAAGACGCCACGGGCGAGGCGGATCCGGAGATCCCGATGGTCAGGCTGCACCTCCGGCGGTGA
- a CDS encoding phosphoribosyltransferase gives MEHFRNRTDAGRRLAAALEGVDLGKPVVLGLPRGGVPVAAPVAAALGAPLDVLVVRKLGVPGQPEVAMGAIGEQGARVLNDDIVDSVFVSPGELRDIERVERAELEARVARFRGGAPPISLEGRTAVIVDDGVATGATARVAAVVAKARGATRVVLAIPVGASDSIGSLAADPAVDEIVCLSVPPGFMAVGMHYLDFAQTTDAQVAELLAAARAGD, from the coding sequence ATGGAGCACTTCAGGAATCGAACCGATGCCGGTCGGCGGCTCGCAGCGGCCCTCGAGGGCGTCGACCTCGGAAAGCCGGTGGTGCTCGGCCTTCCGCGTGGCGGGGTGCCCGTCGCCGCACCGGTCGCGGCGGCGCTCGGCGCACCGCTCGACGTGCTCGTCGTGCGCAAGCTCGGAGTGCCCGGGCAGCCCGAGGTGGCGATGGGGGCGATCGGCGAGCAGGGCGCCCGAGTACTGAACGACGACATCGTCGACTCCGTGTTCGTCTCCCCCGGCGAGCTTCGCGACATCGAACGCGTCGAACGGGCGGAGCTCGAGGCGCGGGTCGCCCGCTTCCGTGGCGGCGCGCCGCCCATCTCGCTCGAGGGGCGGACGGCGGTGATCGTCGACGACGGCGTCGCGACGGGCGCCACCGCACGGGTCGCGGCGGTCGTCGCGAAGGCCCGCGGAGCCACTCGAGTGGTACTCGCGATCCCGGTCGGCGCCTCCGACTCGATCGGATCGCTCGCCGCCGACCCGGCGGTCGACGAGATCGTCTGCCTGTCGGTGCCGCCGGGCTTCATGGCGGTCGGCATGCACTACCTCGACTTCGCCCAGACGACCGACGCACAGGTGGCCGAACTGCTCGCGGCGGCGCGGGCCGGCGACTGA